The DNA window AGAAACAACAATAGCAAATGTTGTAAGTATGGCATCTGATCCTGATGTTAAGGCGATTATTATCGTTCAGTCTGTTCCTGGAACTTCAGCAGCTATTGATAAAGCAAGAGAAATAAGAGATGATCTTTTATTCGTATGTGGTGTTCCTGGAGAAGATCCAAAGATGATTGCATCTAAGGCAGATGTTGTATTTGCTATGGATGAGTTATCTATGGGTCATACATTACCAGAGCAGGCTAAGAAACAAGGGGCAACTAAGTTTGTTCATTATTCATTCCCAAGACATATGTCTTATGCACTTCTTTCTGCAAGACGCGATTTGCTTAAAGAGCATTGTGAGAAATTAGGACTTGAATTTATTGATGCAACAGCTCCAGATCCAACAGGTGATGCAGGTGTATCAGGGGCACAACAATTTATATTAGAAGATGTTCCAAGAAAAGTTGAACAATATGGAAAAGATACAGCATTCTTTAGCACAAACTGCTCTATGCAAGTACCTCTTATTAAAGCTGTATTAGATGCAGGGGCAATATATCCTCAACCTTGTTGTCCATCTCCATACCATGGGTTCCCTTCAGCATTAGGGATTAAAATTCCTGAGGATAAGAAAGGGGATATTGATTTTGTAGTAGATCAAATTACAGAAAAAATAGCAGAAAAGGGTGGTACAGGAAGATTTTCTACTTGGCCAAGACCTTGTGCTATGATGTTTGTTGAAGCAGGAGCTGAATATGCAAAAGCATATATTGATGGAGAAACAAATGGAAAATTAGATATGGAAAAAATAAATGAAAAGTTCAAAGAATATGCTGGAATAGAGGTTACTTTAACACCATTAGAAGAAGGTGGGAAAAATTATGATAACTATCTAATGGTATTGATGGATTTCTTAAACTTCTAATGACTCATTATTTATAGAATACATAAATATTAAAATAAGGTTGCCGTATAGGCAGCCTTACATTTTATAAGAAGATAGATCAAAGCTTAAGGGAAGAGTCAAATGTGATTGTTTTGTGTTCGTTGTATACACTATGTGAAAGTTTTTGTTGGGTTTTAAGTTATTAGCATAGTGAAATTCTTAAGGTGGTGGAAAAATGACTTCAGATTATGTGCTTCAGATGAAAAATATAAAAAAAGAATATTTTGGAAATAAAGTATTAAAAGGTGTTAGTATTTCTGTAAAACCTGGGGAGATTCATGCGTTATTAGGAGAAAATGGTGCAGGAAAATCTACTCTTATGAATGTATTATTTGGCATGCCTGTTATTCATTCTACAGGGGGGTTTGAGGGAGAGGTTGTTATTAATGGAGAAACAGTAAATGTAAAATCTCCTAAAGAAGCCATGGGGATAGGGATTGGGATGGTTCACCAAGAATTTATGTTAGTTCCAGGTTTTAGTTTAACAGAGAATATAAAGCTAAACAGAGAAATAACAAAGACGAATCCTATTAGTAAATTAGTTGGAGAAAGTTTAAATGTTTTAGATACAAAAAGAATGAAAAAAGATGCAAGAAAAGCATTAGATACCCTTGGTATGGATATAGAGGAGTGGGTTAAGGTAGCGGGACTACCTGTTGGATATATGCAATTTGTAGAGATTGCAAGAGAAATTGATAAAAGCAATGTAAAGCTTTTAGTTTTTGACGAGCCTACTGCCGTTTTAACAGAGAGTGAAGCAGATAATTTAATTGAATCCATGAAGAAAATAGCAGCTTCAGGAATTGCTATTTTATTTATCACCCATAGACTAGATGAAGTAATG is part of the Crassaminicella profunda genome and encodes:
- a CDS encoding DUF3798 domain-containing protein, which produces MFKKFSAILLVVLMLVSLAACGQQPASEEPATAENSEGNWKIGIMTGTVSQNEEEYRAAQNVLEKYGEEHVIVMTYPDKFMDEQETTIANVVSMASDPDVKAIIIVQSVPGTSAAIDKAREIRDDLLFVCGVPGEDPKMIASKADVVFAMDELSMGHTLPEQAKKQGATKFVHYSFPRHMSYALLSARRDLLKEHCEKLGLEFIDATAPDPTGDAGVSGAQQFILEDVPRKVEQYGKDTAFFSTNCSMQVPLIKAVLDAGAIYPQPCCPSPYHGFPSALGIKIPEDKKGDIDFVVDQITEKIAEKGGTGRFSTWPRPCAMMFVEAGAEYAKAYIDGETNGKLDMEKINEKFKEYAGIEVTLTPLEEGGKNYDNYLMVLMDFLNF